The DNA segment GGGCGCCATTGGAGGCTCCAAACCGAGGGTGACGACGCCCAAGGTGGTTGCCTACATAAAACAGCTGAAGCAGAAGGACGCCGGCATCTTCGCGTGGGAGATACGCGACAGATTGCTGTCCGACGGCATCTGCGACAAGTACAACGTTCCCTCCGTCAGTTCGATAAGTAGAATTCTAAGAAATAAGATCGGATCTCTCGTGCATCATCCGGCGCCTCACCATCCGTCCCTCTACAACTCCATATATCCCTCGTACCCTTACAACGCTGCCCAGCAGAAGATCCATCAGCACCCTCAGAACACGCACCATCATCAGCGGTCGAATGGTCCGCATTGTTGGCCCAGTTCTCACTCCGTCAGCGACATTCTGGCCGGGGTGCACGCGGCTGCCGCTTTCAGGACGCCCCCGACGCCCA comes from the Coccinella septempunctata chromosome 2, icCocSept1.1, whole genome shotgun sequence genome and includes:
- the LOC123308299 gene encoding paired box protein Pax-1 translates to MDTDGQIQQYGEVNQLGGVFVNGRPLPNAIRLRIVELSQVGIRPCDISRQLRVSHGCVSKILARYHETGSILPGAIGGSKPRVTTPKVVAYIKQLKQKDAGIFAWEIRDRLLSDGICDKYNVPSVSSISRILRNKIGSLVHHPAPHHPSLYNSIYPSYPYNAAQQKIHQHPQNTHHHQRSNGPHCWPSSHSVSDILAGVHAAAAFRTPPTPSALPSGPSPPAVSDSQNYNYYMYLQSGNTAAAAMHMVNSSMNPHHHHGLAVPPGAHL